In Yarrowia lipolytica chromosome 1F, complete sequence, a genomic segment contains:
- a CDS encoding uncharacterized protein (Compare to YALI0F18326g, similar to uniprot|Q6C1S5 Yarrowia lipolytica YALI0F13761g): protein MSDDQPLYEPPSPYEEGSGAETLTNGKSYPSDMPSSSLEQHPSAPNGSLDKDLFSEHSRQLEIDKESPSSQLPSYRRRKRLDIVSDEEKEDVGPPVHRHKLRPTSMAKVLGLNMTELELLRFYFHESSPILCAASGTKDSIWMGNVPALSNRSPALKRAAMTFATLHLGKNRQTATYLLNDGNEHPTSSGPPDMKQVIGYVPLQDRVTERLLIEFTETLRAHKKEIMETEAENCEALLVTSVVIYLVAMSLGPLIPLANFDGGSDLFSIVRNLRLITTTITGQEPVIHPPFEAPAEGSIRLPREEALWEIVELVELNMDYSPITKRRIKGILTKEINSLIQLLNMDILNHSVAHFSAWCTYWQPEFSDLKNNANPYALMIICYYAAYTHMWHILFWWADRSSEDVYYIMDHIPIEFHDYLQWPLEIVQTYEYNYEDMLSGKLREMTLA, encoded by the coding sequence ATGAGCGATGACCAGCCTCTGTACGAACCGCCGAGTCCCTACGAGGAGGGCTCTGGTGCAGAGACCCTGACAAACGGCAAAAGCTACCCTTCAGACATGCCTTCATCCAGCTTGGAGCAGCATCCCTCAGCTCCCAATGGATCGTTGGACAAGGATCTGTTTTCGGAACACTCCCGACAACTTGAAATCGACAAGGAGAGTCCTTCAAGCCAACTTCCTTCATACCGACGGAGAAAGCGGCTGGACATTGTTAGCGAcgaggaaaaggaggatGTGGGGCCTCCAGTTCACAGACACAAGCTCAGACCGACGTCAATGGCCAAGGTTTTGGGACTCAACATGACCGAGCTGGAACTGCTGCGGTTCTACTTCCATGAGAGTAGCCCGATTCTGTGCGCTGCCAGTGGAACCAAAGACTCGATATGGATGGGGAACGTGCCTGCGCTGTCCAACAGAAGCCCTGCTCTCAAACGGGCCGCCATGACCTTTGCTACGTTGCATCTGGGAAAGAACCGTCAGACTGCAACTTATCTTTTGAACGACGGAAACGAGCATCCCACATCTAGTGGTCCTCCCGATATGAAACAGGTGATCGGCTACGTGCCACTGCAAGACCGTGTCACCGAGAGACTGCTCATTGAGTTCACAGAAACGCTGCGAGCTCATAAGAAGGAGATCATGGAGACGGAAGCAGAAAACTGTGAAGCTCTACTGGTGACATCTGTCGTCATCTACCTGGTGGCCATGTCTCTTGGCCCTTTAATTCCTCTTGCCAACTTTGACGGAGGCTCAGATCTCTTTTCAATCGTGCGCAATCTGCGTCTCATCACAACCACAATCACAGGCCAAGAACCCGTGATCCATCCTCCTTTCGAGGCACCTGCTGAGGGCAGCATCCGGCTGCCCAGGGAAGAGGCTCTGTGGGAGATTGTCGAGTTGGTGGAACTCAATATGGATTACTCGCCCATCACGAAGCGACGTATCAAGGGCATTCTGACCAAGGAAATCAACTCTCTGATCCAGCTGTTGAACATGGACATCCTCAACCACAGTGTCGCGCATTTCTCGGCCTGGTGCACCTACTGGCAGCCTGAGTTTTCAGACCTCAAGAACAACGCCAACCCCTACGCTCTCATGATCATCTGCTACTATGCCGCCTACACCCACATGTGGCATATTCTCTTCTGGTGGGCAGACAGATCATCAGAGGACGTCTACTACATCATGGATCACATTCCTATAGAGTTCCATGACTATCTTCAATGGCCTCTGGAAATCGTGCAGacctacgagtacaactaTGAAGACATGTTGTCAGGGAAGTTACGGGAAATGACTCTCGCATAG